A genomic window from Lotus japonicus ecotype B-129 chromosome 1, LjGifu_v1.2 includes:
- the LOC130729405 gene encoding enoyl-[acyl-carrier-protein] reductase [NADH], chloroplastic-like — MAATTFSNLSMATSRPQIPSSQRFANKGPAILGGRFKFGSCDKLASVSHVASARPFHHGLISCASTVKFDKIITKAMSESSSNNQVTGLPIDLRGKRAFIAGVADDNGYGWAIAKSLAAAGAEILVGTWVPALNIFESSLRRGKFDESRKLQDGSLMEIAKVYPLDAVYDNLDDVPEDVKTNKRYAGASNWTVQEVAESVKKDFGTIDILVHSLANGPEVSKPLSETSRKGYLAALSASSYSYVSLLKHFLPIMNPGGSSISLTYIASERIIPGYGGGMSSAKAALESDTRVLAFEAGRKKRIRVNTISAGPLGSRAAKAIGFIDMMIDYSFTNAPLQKELHAEEVGNTAAFLSSPLASAITGAIIYVDNGLNAMGVGVDSPVFKDLDIPSGHH, encoded by the exons ATGGCAGCAACAACATTTTCTAACTTGTCAATGGCAACGTCAAGACCCCAGATTCCTTCATCACAAAGGTTTGCAAATAAAGGTCCTGCAATTCTCGGAGGCAGGTTTAAGTTTGGTTCATGCGATAAACTAGCAAGTGTCAGTCATGTTGCTTCAGCACGACCCTTCCACCACGGCTTAATATCATGTGCAAGTACCGTAAAATTTGACAAAATCATAACAAAGGCAATGTCTGAGTCTAGTTCAAACAACCAAGTTACAGGATTGCCAATTGATTTGAGAG GTAAAAGGGCTTTTATTGCTGGTGTGGCTGATGACAATGGATATGGTTGGGCAATAGCAAAATCTCTAGCAGCGGCAGGAGCTGAAATTCTTGTTGGCACCTGGGTACCT GCTTTAAATATATTTGAGTCCAGTCTACGGCGTGGAAAATTCGACGAGTCGCGCAA ATTACAAGATGGTTCATTGATGGAGATTGCTAAAGTTTATCCTTTGGATGCAGTCTATGACAATCTTGATGATGTCCCTGAAGAT GTAAAAACTAACAAGCGCTATGCTGGAGCCTCAAATTGGACTGTCCAG GAAGTTGCTGAATCCGTTAAGAAGGATTTTGGTACTATTGACATACTAGTGCACTCACTTGCTAATGGACCAGAG GTTAGCAAACCATTGTCGGAGACATCTCGGAAAGGATATCTTGCTGCCTTGTCTGCATCTAGTTACTCTTATGTTTCTTTACTCAAACACTTTCTTCCAATCATGAACCCAG GTGGATCTTCAATCTCTCTTACATACATTGCTTCAGAAAGGATCATTCCTGG ATATGGTGGTGGTATGAGTTCTGCCAAAGCTGCTTTAGAAAGTGATACGAGA GTGCTTGCTTTTGAAGCTGgtagaaagaaaagaatcagAGTGAATACTATATCTGCAG GTCCACTTGGAAGCCGCGCTGCGAAAGCAATTGGTTTCATTGACATGATGATTGACTATTCATTTACCAATGCACCACTGCAGAAAGAACTTCATGCCG AGGAGGTAGGCAACACTGCTGCATTCTTGTCATCACCCTTGGCATCAGCTATCACTGGTGCTATTATCTATGTTGACAATGGACTTAACGCCATGGGCGTTGGAGTTGACAGTCCAGTATTTAAAGACCTTGACATTCCAAGCGGCCATCATTGA
- the LOC130729404 gene encoding probable mitochondrial-processing peptidase subunit beta, mitochondrial — MPTNRLLIAARRRASVLSAARSLATSSAAVAHSPSAAPPSPPPPNAMIYDRLAEAVKSKLHQLENPDPRFLKYGTPKPKLSDHTRILAAPETRVTTLPNGLRVATESNLAARTATVGVWIDAGSRFETEETNGTAHFLEHMIFKGTERRNARQLEEEIENMGGHLNAYTSREQTTYYAKVSQSDVPTALDILADILQNSKFEENRIIRERDVILREMEEVEGQTEEVIFDHLHATAFQYTPLGRTILGPAQNIKTITKAHLQNYIQTHYTAPRMVIAASGAIKHEEIVEEVKKLFTKLSTNPTTASQLVEKEQAIFTGSEVRMLDDEIPLAQFAVAFEGASWKDPDSIGLMVMQAMLGSWNKTAGGGKHMGSELAQRVGINEVAESMMAFNTNYKDTGLFGIYAVAKPDCLDDLSYAIMYETTKLAYRVSEDDVTRARNQLKSSLLLHIDGTSPVAEDIGRQLLTYGRRIPFAELFARIDAVDASTIKRVANRFIYDKDIAIAAMGPIQRLPDYNWFRRRTYWNRY; from the exons ATGCCCACCAACCGCCTTCTCATCGCGGCCCGCCGGCGGGCCTCGGTCCTCTCCGCCGCGCGATCCCTAGCGACCTCTTCCGCCGCCGTGGCCCACTCTCCTTCCGCCGCTCCCCCTTCCCCTCCGCCGCCGAACGCGATGATCTACGATCGCCTCGCGGAGGCAGTTAAATCGAAGCTCCACCAGCTGGAGAATCCTGACCCTCGGTTCCTCAAATACGGAACGCCCAAACCGAAACTCTCGGATCACACCAGGATCCTCGCGGCCCCGGAGACCCGCGTGACGACGCTGCCGAACGGGCTCCGCGTGGCGACGGAGTCGAATCTGGCCGCGCGCACGGCCACCGTTGGGGTGTGGATCGACGCCGGGTCAAGGTTCGAGACGGAGGAGACGAACGGAACGGCGCATTTTCTGGAGCATATGATCTTCAAGGGAACGGAGAGGCGCAACGCGCGCCAGCTCGAAGAGGAGATCGAGAACATGGGTGGGCATCTCAATGCGTACACATCGAGGGAGCAGACCACGTACTACGCTAAGGTCTCCCAAAGCGACGTCCCCACCGCGCTTGATATCCTCGCCGATATCCTCCAGAATTCCAAATTCGAAGAAAACCGCATCATCCGCGAGCGCGATGTCATTCTCAGGGAGATGGAAGAG GTTGAGGGTCAAACTGAGGAGGTGATCTTTGACCACTTGCATGCAACTGCTTTCCAGTACACCCCTCTTGGTAGAACCATTCTTGGCCCTGCTCAGAACATTAAGACAATCACCAAAGCTCATCTCCAGAACTACATTCAGACACACTACACTGCTCCTAGGATG GTGATAGCTGCATCTGGAGCTATCAAGCATGAAGAAATTGTTGAGGAAGTGAAAAAATTGTTTACCAAGTTGTCAACAAATCCCACTACAGCATCTCAATTGGTTGAAAAAGAACAAGCAATTTTTACCGGTTCTGAG GTTCGAATGCTTGATGATGAGATTCCACTTGCACAATTTGCTGTGGCTTTTGAAGGGGCATCTTGGAAGGATCCAGATTCAATTGGTCTGATGGTCATGCAAGCTATGCTTGGTTCTTGGAATAAGACAGCAGGTGGTGGAAAACACATGGG TTCTGAGTTGGCCCAGCGAGTTGGCATTAATGAAGTTGCAGAAAGCATGATGGCTTTCAACACCAATTACAAGGACACGGGTCTCTTTGGTATTTATGCTGTTGCTAAG CCGGATTGCTTGGATGATTTGTCCTACGCAATTATGTATGAGACAACCAAGTTGGCTTATCGTGTTTCAGAAGATGATGTCACCCGTGCTCGTAATCAG TTAAAATCTTCTCTGCTGCTTCACATAGATGGAACAAGTCCAGTGGCTGAAGATATTGGCCGTCAG CTACTCACATATGGTCGAAGAATTCCATTTGCTGAGTTGTTTGCTAGAATTGATGCTGTTGATGCCAGTACTATAAAACGTGTTGCAAACAGGTTTATTTATGACAAG GACATTGCTATTGCTGCCATGGGACCCATTCAACGTTTGCCTGATTACAACTGGTTCAGACGCAGAACCTACTGGAACCGCTACTAG
- the LOC130719721 gene encoding uncharacterized protein LOC130719721, with product MAAFPRTNQPTHSFARLVGTDHRKLTSASDDDSSLSLSDLVHSFLEQPTDDSLGSDSVDESANSSENNTQRWRTAITLALANNADPYRNTLHAHVSEATERFEFLREMRNVSAFRRSVAAFLKENGHDAAVCRTAWESGSGVTAGSYEFIDVARSGSRYFVDLDFRAQFEIARPSGEFLEVLSAVPVVFVGGAPDVKRVVLTVCDAARRCFRSRGLSVPPWRKNRFMQNKWFAPCRRTVNPVHGNPVRAAPIRVTAVNGVSCRLVGFDDVVLEARRGGGGGVVRTR from the coding sequence ATGGCAGCTTTTCCCAGAACAAACCAACCCACTCACTCATTCGCTCGACTCGTCGGAACCGACCACCGGAAACTCACCTCCGCCAGCGACGACGACTCCTCCCTATCCCTCTCCGATCTCGTGCATAGCTTCCTCGAACAACCCACCGATGACTCGCTGGGTAGCGACTCGGTCGACGAATCTGCCAACTCGTCGGAGAACAACACACAAAGGTGGAGGACTGCAATTACTCTTGCACTCGCGAACAATGCGGATCCATACAGGAACACGCTCCACGCGCACGTTTCAGAGGCAACGGAGAGGTTTGAGTTTCTGAGGGAAATGCGAAACGTTTCGGCTTTCCGTCGAAGCGTGGCGGCGTTTCTGAAAGAAAACGGTCACGACGCGGCGGTGTGTAGAACCGCGTGGGAGTCTGGCAGTGGTGTAACCGCCGGGAGCTACGAGTTCATCGACGTGGCGCGATCGGGATCGCGGTACTTCGTGGACCTTGATTTTCGCGCGCAGTTCGAGATTGCGCGGCCGTCAGGGGAATTCTTGGAGGTGCTGAGCGCCGTCCCCGTCGTGTTTGTTGGCGGAGCGCCGGATGTGAAACGCGTCGTTTTGACTGTGTGCGACGCGGCGAGGAGGTGTTTCAGGAGTAGAGGGCTTTCGGTTCCGCCGTGGAGGAAAAACCGGTTCATGCAGAATAAGTGGTTTGCCCCGTGCCGGAGAACAGTGAACCCGGTTCATGGGAACCCGGTTCGGGCAGCACCTATAAGGGTAACTGCAGTTAACGGTGTTAGTTGCAGGTTAGTTGGGTTCGATGACGTTGTGTTGGAGGCAAGacgcggcggcggcggcggcgttgTCCGCACGAGATGA